The DNA sequence TTAATTCTGGCGCAGATGATTATCTAACTAAACCATTTGACCTCGAAGAATTACAGGTCAGGGTAAAAGCTTTGCTTAGAAGAACGCATCGTGCTCCTGTAGGAAGTAGCAGCCATCAGGAAATTCTTAATTTTGGGCCATTAACGTTGGTTCCTGAGAGGTTTGAGGTTATATGGTTCGAAAGGCCAGTTCGCCTGACTCATCTTGAGTTCGAGTTGCTTCATTGCTTACTACAAAGGCATGGTCAGACAGTTGCACCTTCATTAATACTTAAGGAGGTATGGGGATATGAGCCTGATGATGACATTGAAACCATCCGTGTTCATGTAAGACATTTAAGAACCAAATTAGAACCAGAACCTCGTAAACCCCGCTTTATAAAGACAGTGTATGGGGCTGGATATTGCCTAGAGCTTCCAACAGGGGAAAGTATCCAAGAATTTAAAGATTTATTCTTTGACTCTAATGTTATTTCTGATTCATCAATTGAATAGTCCGAGCAAATAGACTTTTAACAATCTTTGTAATTCTGTGAAGTTAGTTCTATTAGTGCAACTTCCCAAGCAATTCTTGGTTGAATTGAACTAACCAAATGGCTACTAAGCACTTTTAAAACATTCATACAATATAGATTAGATTCTCGCAACCAAAAATGTTGCTGTAGAAAATTAATTATCCATAGTTGCTGCTCAATGTCTAAATTTTCAATAATATCTTTTGCAATAGTGATTGCTTCCAAATAGTCATTCGGTAGTTTTGTGAGACTTAATAAAATTTCACTAGGTATTTCTTGTATTTTATTAATATTTCTAATTAATAATTCAGGTGATCCATTAGAAAGATTAATTAACTCTTTACGGCTGTCAAAGGTATAATTATTAATCTTATTATCTTCTCCATAGTTTATAAATAATTCTTCAAGCGAATGATATTTTAATGGTTTGAATGGTATTTCATGACATCTAGATTTTATTGTGCTTAAAAGATTTTCAGATCTGCTAGAGATAAGGATTATTAAACCATTATTGACTTCTTCGAGCGTTTTTAGAAGAGCATTGGAAGCTGCTTCATTCATCTTTTCTGCATCTTCAATGACTACCATTGCTAATTTTGCCTCTATAGTTCTTTTTCCTAAGAAAGTTTTTAATTCCTTAATCTGATCGAGCCTTATTTTTGAAATAGCATTTATATTTATATTGTCTTTCTGGGCAAGAGATTGTTTTATTACTCGGCCTTGAGAAATATATGAAGGCTCCACCCAAAGAAGGTCTGGATGATTCAAACTTTCTAAACGTTTTCTTATTGTTGGTTCGACATCCCCACCAGTAATAAGTCCTTCAAGAAATCGAAGTGTAACAATTCTTTGGCCTACTCCTTGAGGACCTGAGAAGAGATAACCAGGCGCTATTTTATTCTTATGTATTACTTCTGTTAAAATATTAATTGCTAAATTTTGATCTTCAATACCTGCAAATAAATTATTTTTCATTAATTATTAGAGATATAATTTTTCAACTTATTGGTTATAGCGAGCTTTATTTCGTCGCTTACTAAAGCTTGATCTTGTTCACCTTCAATTGTGATCCAGTGCTCTTCATTGGCTATTCTCGAAAATCCGGAAGCTACTTTCTTCAGGAAGCCTTCACCTTCAGCTTCCATGCGATCTGCAGATTTTTTTGCTCTTCTTCTCATACTTGTCAAGACTGAAATTTTTAAAAAAATTGTTATTTCTGGCACTAAACCCTGTCTTGCTATTGCATCTAGTCTTCGGATTAAATTAATATCTAGACCTCTTCCAAAACCTTGATATGCCAAGGTTGATCCGCTAAAACGATCACTGATAACCCAGTCTCCTTTGTCCAGTTTTGGCTGAATCAAGCTATGAATATGTTCGGCTCTGTCTGCTGCATATAATAAAAGCTCTGTTAATGGTGCAGGGACGTTAGTTTCATGCTCATGGAGTAGTAAATCTCTTAATGACTTTCCCAAAGTTGTCCCGCCAGGTTCACGCGTAATATATAGATTTGCATTTTTTGGCATCAATCCACTTTGCGGCAGCCATTTGGAAATATGACTTATTTGAGTACTTTTTCCACATCCATCGATACCTTCTAAAACAATAAAGTGTCCTTTCATGTGTTCTTAAGAGATAAGGCATTGATGATCACTGTGATGGAACTACATGCCATCAATAAAGCTGCAATTGGTGGTGAAAGAACTATCCCTGTTGAAGGTAAAAGTATCCCAGCAGCAATTGGCAAAGCGATAATGTTATATCCGAAGGCCCAGACAAGATTCTGCTTTATTTTTTGCATAGTTGCCTTAGATAAACTTAACGCATCAGGCAAACTCTCTAAACGATCTCCCATTAAAACTAAATCTGCAGAGTCTTGAGCGATTTGAGTTCCTGTTCCTATTGCGATTCCTAGGTTAGATGCTGCTAAGGCAGGCGCATCATTTATTCCATCTCCTACCATCGCAACAGGACCAGATCTTTTTAATTCTTCAAGATAATTCAGCTTATCTTCAGGCAGCAGTTGCCAACCAATTTGAGTTGATTTAAACCCAAGCTTTGTGCCTAATCTTTGAACTGATTCACGCCTATCGCCACTAAGTATTCTTAAAAAGAACCCTTTTTTTCTTAAAACTGTTAATGCATCTTTGACATCATTGCGGATTTGATCATCAATTATTATAAGTCCTTTTAACTTTTTATTAATAGATACAGCGACAATAGATTTTTCATTGAAATTAGATTCTTCTAATAACTTTTCAATATCAAGATTATAATTAACACCTTCGCTTTTAAGCCATTCAATTGTTCCTACCATGATGGCTCCATCAATATTATCTAAATATCCAGATATACCTTTGCCAGGAATTGTATTTACTTTGGAAGATGTTAATAAGTTAATACCTTTTGATTGTGCTGTTTGCAGGATTGCAAAAGCAATTGGATGTCTACTATTTTCTTCAAGGCTAGCCGCTATTTGAATTAATTCATCTGGGTCTTCTGTTCCCAAATAGCCAATGACTTCAGGCCTCCCGACTGTTAAGGTTCCTGTTTTGTCAAAGACAATTTGTTTTATTAAAGCAGCTTTTTCAATTACATCACCTCCCTTAAATAGCCATCCTCTTTTTGCTGCTTTACCTGAAGCTACTGTAATTACAGTTGGTGTTGCTAGGCCAAGCGCACAAGGGCATGCAACGACTAATACTGCAATTGACAGTTGCACAGCTAATCCCAAAGGAGTTTGTGCATTAGTACCTAGAGATGCATTGTGCATATGTCCATGCATGTGCATTAATCCTTGCCCTGAGGTGTTTAAAACTTGAGGCCATATAATTGCCCCTATGCGCCACCAGAAGATAAATGTAAAGAATGAAAGAGTTACTACTCCATAGCAAAATTTGCCAGCCACTTTATCTGCAAGATTTTGAATAGGAGCTTTTCTAGCCTGAGCTTTTTCGACTAACCCAATTATTCGTGCCAATGCAGTTTCAGCTCCTACGCGTTGCACTTCAACAATTAATGTCCCTTCAAGATTTAAGCTGCCAGAAGAAAGTTCTGTTCCAGGAGATGTTTCAAGAGGTAGAGACTCACCGGTCAAATTAGAAACATCCACAGTTGAATTGCCTTCAATAACAACTCCATCAACTGGGACCCTATCTCCAGCAAGCAATTGAATTCTTTCTCCTGGCTGTAAAGCACCTACTCTTACATCTTTGATTTGATTGTTTTTATTGATTAGGCGGGCATTTTGTGGTTGTAACTTGGCTAGTTCTTTTAGAGCTTTTCCTGTTCTTAAACGTGCTCTTTCTTCTAAAAATCTCCCTAAGAGAACAAAACCAAGAAGCATGACTGGCTCATTGAAAAAACATGGCCACCCCATTTGAGGCCATATCAATGCGCTAAGACTCGTTAAATAAGCACTGCTTACCCCTATCCCAACCAAACTATCCATGTTCGGACTGAAATGAGCCACTGCATTCCAACCGCTTTTTAAAATCTTGAGTCCTGGACCAAATAGAGCAAACGTTGCAAGAGATGCATGGAAAATTAAATTGCCCAGAAGTGGGATTGCAATTGTTTTTGCTTCCGCAAGATGTCCAAGAACTGAAAGTAGTAATAAACACAAAGAGACCATCAATTGTCTCCATTGTTTCCACCACTCTTGACTAGCATTGATATCGAATGAATTATTAGTCTTGGCGTTTTGTCGGACTTTTGCTTGGAAGCCTCGTTTCTCAAGGCTAGTAAGAATCTCTTTTAGATCAGTTGATTTATCGTTGATGTCTATTAAGGCAGTCCTATCTACTAAGTTCACAAAGGCATTGTTAACTTCTTTGTGATTGAGCAGGGTTTTTTCTACAGTTTGGACACAGCCGCCACATTTCATTCCTGTGACATCTAATAAAATTGATTCTTCTTTGGTTTGATTTTTTATTGGTTTCAAGGATCAACTCAAGACTCCTATACGCTATACCTAAAAAATATTTTTTGCTCTTTTAAAAAAGTATATTTTGTTCGACTTTTGGAGAAATTTAGATTTCGTAGAGCATTATGGTAGTGCGACCTCTGTTTACCCTCTCGTGCCAAGCAGTAATAACAAAGACAATTTTCTTGACAAGGCCTTTACTGTAATTGCTGAAGGCATTGTAAAAATGATGCCTATCGCGGCTAAGGAGAAACAGGCATATATCTATTACCGTGAAGGTTTTGCGGCACAGAATAATGGCGATTATTCAGAAGCTTTGGAGAATTATGAAGAAAGTTTGAAACTGGAAGAGAATCCTGTGGATAGAGGAGAGACGCTCAAAAATATGGCGATTATCTATATGAGTAATGGTGATGAAGATCGTGCATTAGAAACTTATGTCAAGGCATTAGATCAAAACCCTAAACAGCCTTCATGCCTAAAAAATATGGGGTTAATTTATGAAAAGCGCGGAAGATCAGCACAACAAAGAGGTCTACAAGATGAGAGTGATATCTGGTTTGATAAAGCCGCGGATGTGTGGACTAAAGCTGTAAGGCTTTACCCTGGTGGATATTTAGATATTGAGAATTGGTTAAAAACAACGGGGCGCAGCAAGATTGATGTGTACTTGTAATTAAGACTTATTTGCTTATTTTATTGACTTTTAAGATCAAGAATAATTTGTATGGCTTCGCTAATAGTTGAAGCTTCAAATATTTCAAGTGTTAGTTCATTGTTTTCTTTATCAATGCCAGTAGAGCTAGGGACAACTGCTTGTTTAAAACCTAATTTTTCTGCCTCTTTTAGCCTCAATGGTATTTGGCCAACAGTCCGAAGCTGTCCTCCGAGTCCAATTTCGCCTAGAAGAACTGTGTTTTTAGGAATTTTTAGGTTTTTGAAACTTGAGACAATTGCGGCTGCAATTCCGAGATCTGCTGCTGGTTCGTCTACTTCTAACCCCCCTGCTACTGCTAAATAGCAATCAAAACGGGATAGAGCCAAATTTATGTGCTTTTCTAAAACAGCCAGTATTTGATGAAGACGATTGCTGCCTATACCAGTCACTGTTCGCCTAGGAGATGCGTAAGTGGTTTGGTTAATGAGTGCTTGTATATCTATTGCCAAGGGCCTTGTTCCTTCACACGCAACAATTGTTGCAACTCCAGAGGTTTCTTCCGAACTGAGAAATAGTTCACTGGGATTTGTCACTTCTACAAGACCCGTGCTTTGCATTTCAAACACACCAAGTTCATTGGTGGCTCCGAATCTATTTTTTACTGCTCTTAGAAGTCTGTGACTTGCGAAACGATCACCTTCAAATGTCATTACTGCATCAACAAGGTGTTCAAGAACCTTTGGTCCAGCAAGCATCCCTTCTTTTGTCACATGACCAACAATTAATAGTGCGATGTTTTTCTTTTTAGAAACTTGTTGCAAGGCTGCTGCACATTCTCTTACTTGGGTAATTGATCCTGGAGTGCTTGAAATAGTTGCATCATGTAAAGCTTGAATGCTGTCTATAATTGCCACCTCAGGGTTTAGCTTTTCTAATTCATCAAGAATTAGTTCTAAATCCGTTTCAGCAAGAATATGAAGATTGGATTCAACTTTATTTAAACGATGCCAGCGCAGTTGAACTTGACTTGCTGATTCTTCAGCTGTTATGTAGAGCACACTGTTATTTAGAGCAATTTCTGTTGCTGTTTGTAAAAGCAATGTGCTTTTCCCAATTCCTGGATCTCCTCCGATTAGTACAAGAGATCCAGGAACTAATCCTCCCCCGAGAACTCGGTCAAATTCGATATAGCCGCTTTTTATTCTGTCGATAGGGGTATCTTTGATTGATGAAATTGTTTCAGATCGGCTGCCAGAAGAGATTTTTGAGAGAGTTGACCTCCCTTTTCTAGCTTTTAATCCCGACGGCGATATGGCTTCTTCAATAATTGAATTCCATTCCCCACAGCTTGGGCATCTTCCAAAAAATTGACTTGTTTCTGCCCCACATGACTGGCAGATATAAATAGTGCTTGTTCGTTTCACGAAGTTGTGTAAATAAAGTTGCGTGTAGTCGAATAAAGTGTATTTTTAGACTCTTTTTTGAAGTTTGTCTAAGATCGACACTCCTATAGCCGTATTAAGCAAACGACACAAATGACGGCAACCAGTCAATCTAAAGAAATCATTCTCGTGGCTGATGATGAAGCGAGCATCCGGCGAATTCTGGAGACTCGGTTATCGATGATCGGCTATCAAGTTGTTACAGCCTCTAATGGGAATGAAGCTCTTGAGAAATTCCGTAATCTTGAGCCAGATTTAGTTGTGCTTGATGTAATGATGCCAAAACTGGATGGTTATGGCGTTATTCAAGAGTTGCGCAAGGAATCTGATGTTCCAATCGTAATGCTAACGGCACTAGGAGATGTTGCTGACAGAATTACTGGTTTAGAGCTTGGGGCAGATGATTATGTAATTAAGCCTTTTAGTCCTAAAGAATTAGAGGCCAGGATTAGATGCGTCTTAAGGCGAATTGAAAAGGAGCATATAGCAGGTTTACCAAATTCAGGAGTAATTCAGGTAGCTTCATTCCGCATTGATACTAATAAAAGAAAGGTCTTTAGAGGAGATGAGCGAATTCGGCTTACTGGTATGGAATTTAGTTTGCTGGAACTGTTAGTTAGTCGTTCAGGAGAACCATTTAGTCGAGGTGAAATTCTGAAAGAGGTATGGGGTTATACACCTGAAAGACATGTGGATACTAGAGTTGTTGATGTGCATATTTCTAGACTGAGGTCAAAATTAGAAGATGATCCTGCTAATCCTGAGTTAATTCTGACTGCTAGGGGTACAGGTTATTTGTTCCAAAGGATTGTTGATTCAATGGCCGCTGAAAAATCTTAGAAAATCTGTGGAAAATGATTCTCCGAACAAAGTTAATCGCCCCAGGGCTATTAGGCGATTAGTCATTTGGTACCGCAGGAATTCTGCGGTCACTAGTCTTGTTGATACAGCTGCAAGCTCTGCTTCAGCAGCAGGCAATGTTGCAGGTTCAGTGGTATCAAGTGCAGGGTCAGTGGTATCAAGTGCAGGGTCTATGGCAAGGAGCACTCTTCAGCCACTTGTTTTTGATCCTTTGAGAAGGCTTCAGGGGGTTGCCGATAATGGTTTGGGAACGACTGCTATTAATGATTTTGAGAGGATATGGGTCGCAGTTGATGGTATGGGAGGAGACCATGCACCTGGTCCTATTTTGGATGGCTGTCTTCAAGCAATAGAGAGGCTTCCTTTAAGGATAAAGTTTGTTGGTGAGGTTGAAAAGATCAAACTTGCTGCAAAGGCAATGGATCTTGAGGACTTATTAAATAAGTCCATAAAGAAAGATTTGATTGAGCTGGTTCCTAGTGGTCCATCGGTTGAAATGAATGAGGAAGCTACTGTTGTTAGAAGAAAAAAGGATGCCAGTATCAATATTGCAATGGATTTGGTCAAAAAAGGTAAGGCATCTGCGGTTTATTCTGCTGGCAATTCAGGAGCATTAATGGCTTCTGCAATTTTTCGTTTGGGTAGACTAGAAGGCATTGATAGACCTGCAATAGGAGCATTATTTCCAACCAAAGATCCAGGGCAACCAGTCTTAGTTCTAGATGTAGGTGCAAATATGGATTGCAAGCCTAATTATTTGCATCAATTTGCATTATTGGGAAATATTTATTCACGTGATGTTCTTCAAGTAAACAAGCCCAGGATAGGTTTGCTGAACATTGGAGAGGAAGAATGCAAGGGCAATGAGCTTTCTTTGAATACATATGAATTGTTAATTAATGAAGACCGATTTAATTTTGTGGGCAATTGTGAAGGAAGAGATGTTTTGTCAGGTCAGTTTGATGTTGTGGTTTGTGATGGCTTCACAGGCAATGTTTTGCTGAAGTTTCTTGAATCAGTAGGTAGTGTTCTTTTAGATGTTTTAAGAGCAGAGTTACCTCGAGGGAGAAGAGGAAAGGTGGGATCTGCATTTCTCAGAAGTAATCTGAAACGAATTAAAAAACGCTTAGATCATGCTGAGCATGGAGGAGCTTTGCTCCTAGGTGTAAATGGAATTTGTGTGATTGGTCATGGAAGTAGTAAGGCCTTGTCTGTAGTAAGTGCTTTGAGAATTGCCCATTCTGCAGCTAGCCATGGGGTTATGGAGGATTTAGCCAATCTTCATAGACCAAAAGCATTAAGCATTTAAATGACTCATTGCTTAGTTGTGTGATTGACTAATTTCAACTGAAACTTTTATCCATTTGACTGGCAAGCAAAAAAGTACTTATGGAATCTCTCTTGTAGGCAGTGGGAGTGCAACACCTCTGCAGTTGGTGACGAATGACGAGATGTCATTACGGGTCGAGACAAATGATGAGTGGATTAGTACTAGGACTGGTATTCGTGAAAGACGTGTGATTGGGCCTAACGAATCTTTTTCGCAACTTTGTATAAAGGCAGGTTCCTCTGCTTTGCAAATGGCTCAATGGAAGGCAGATACTCTTGACTTGATTATTCTTGCAACATCTACTCCAGACGATCTCTTTGGCTCTGCTCCAAAAATCCAGGCCAAACTAGGTGCTACAAAGGCAGTTGCATTTGATCTCACTGCTGCTTGTAGTGGATTTCTTTTTGCCTTAGTTACTGCAGCTCAGTTTATACGCAGTGGCTCGATGAAGAGAGTCCTAGTAATAGGTGCAGATCAATTATCTAGCTGGGTGGATTGGAACGATAGAAAAAGTTGTGTGCTTTTTGGGGATGGTGCTGGTGCAATTGCTATAGAGTCTTCGGAAGCTGAAGATGACTTAATTGGGTTCAAGCTGAGATCTGATGGTACTAGGGGTGATTGTTTAAATTTGATCGAAAAAAGAAATTTTCAACCTTTAATTGGCAGCACTATGCATCAACAAGGAGGGTTCTTGAATATCCAGATGAATGGTCAAGAAGTTTATAAATTTGCGGTTAGAGAGGTTCCTTGTATCCTTCAAGAGTTATTAAAAACTCATCAAATAGGTTCAGATTCCTTGGATTGGCTATTACTGCACCAAGCTAATAAAAGAATCTTAGATGCTGTAGCAGACAGGCTGAAGGTTCCTCGTTCCAAAGTTTTAAGTAATCTTGCAAGTTATGGCAATACTTCTGCTGCGACTATTCCACTTATGCTTGATGAAGCGGTAAGAGATGGCAAGGTTTTGCCTGGAAATTTAATAGCTAGTAGCGGATTTGGCGCTGGTTTAAGTTGGGGAGCGGCTTTATTTCGTTGGCATGGGCCTTGCTCATAAAATTTCTTTTCTTTCTTCAGAGGTTGTATGACTGAAGCTTGGGTTTTTCCGGGCCAAGGGTCCCAAAAAATTGGTATGGCTGAAACTCTACTTTCTCTTGATGGAGCATCAGAAAGATTTGAATTGGCTTCCAATTTGTTAGGTAGAGATTTGTTGGATATTTGTCATGGCAATAGTGATCAGTCAACACCTCTTTTTGATTTAAATGACACTCGCAATACTCAACCAGCAATGTTTGTTGTGGAGTCATTATTGATTGACGAATTAAAAAGGCAAGGATCTGAAGCAAAATTAGTTGCGGGTCATAGTCTTGGCGAGCTAGTTGCCCTTTATGCAGCTGAAGTTTTTGACTTTTCTACTGGTTTAACTTTATTGAGAAGTCGTTCAGAATTAATGGCTGCAGCTGGAGGTGGAGCAATGACTGCAGTCTTAGGTTTTGATGTGAAGCAGCTTCTCTCGCTAGTACAAAATACTGAAGGGGTTGTAGTGGCAAATGACAACAGTTCTGATCAAATCGTCTTATCAGGTACCCCAGAAGCAGTTGAAATGGTTGTAGCGCAATTAACCTGCAAGAGATCTGTCCCTCTCAATGTTTCAGGCGCATTTCACTCACCATTGATGAAAGATCCCGCAGAGGCTTTTGCTAAAGAGATTGATAAGTTGATTTTTAATAACGCAATTATTCCTGTTGTCAGCAATGCTGACCCCACGCCAGAAACAAATGGCGCTTTATTGCAAAAGAAATTAAAGAAACAAATGATCACTGGAGTTAGATGGCGGGAGACCATGGCTCTGATGATGACTCAAGGCATTAATTCAATAATTGAAGTTGGACCCGGTAAAGTATTGAGTGGTCTTGCTAAAAGATCGATGCCAGGAGTTGTAATCAAACAAATTTCTTCTGCTAGGGACCTAGGTATTGGAACTTGATTAAAGAATTAAACAATAATTCTAGGGCTCATCTACTGCCTCCAAGGCAAAGTTTGGTTTATGCATTTATTAGTTATTGCATAGTATTTCCTATCTTTCGAATATTTTTTCGAGGACGTATTTCAGGAATTCAAAATGTGCCATTACAAGGTTCTTTAGTTATTGTTGCCAATCACGCTTCACATTTGGATCCCCCTTTATTGGGCCATGCTTTGGGGCGTCCAATTGCTTTTATGGCTAAGCAAGAGCTTTTTCGTATTCCCATTCTTGGTTGGATTATTCGTGCTTGTGGAGCTTATCCAGTTAGTAGAGGAGCTAGTGATCGCGAAGCGATTCGTGTAGCTTCAGAACGACTTCATCAAGGTTGGGCAACAGGGGTTTTTTTGGACGGGACCAGACAAGAGAATGGGCGAGTGAATAACCCTATGGCTGGAGCTGCTTTGCTGGCTGCTAGAACTAATTCCCAAATACTTCCTGTTGCAATAATCAATAGCCATCGAGCACTAGGCAAAGGTATGGCATTGGCAAGATTTGTTCCAATTCATTTGAGAATAGGGAATGTGATATCACCACCAGTAACTCGTAAAAAAATTGACTTATTAGAAACAACAAAGCAGGTCCAAATTTCGATTAATACTATGATTGAACAGGGTTTAATAGTGCCAAAGAGTTGACTGTGTTCTTTTAATCAATCAAAATTAATTTGATTTCGTGGGGAAAGATATCTTTAAGATCTTTCCCAGTTGTTACCCAAGCAATTGCTCTAATTAAATCTATATAGTACTTTTTATTGCTTTCTTCTTTGCAATATGTTGAGCATGGAACAGAGACTTTCGATAGGCGTATGCCTCTACTTCCAGCAATAATACTTCCAATTAACATCGCTCTATCTATATGATATTCGCTTGTGATTAACAAAATATGGTTGATTCCATCTTCAGCAAGATCGTCAACTATTGAGGTGAAGTTACTAAGTGTATCCTTTGCTCGGTAGTCTCTTCTAACAAGAGCAGAATCTATCCCCTCTTCTTTAACCATCCATTGAGAGTATTCGGGATTACTTCCTCCAGTAATTAATATAGGAAGCTTAAGTCTATTGGCAATCTTCAGACCTAAAAACTCTCTATCCAGATCTCCTCCTAAAACAAGTATTAATTGCGGTTTTCTTGTATTTGATGAAACTCTAATTAAAGGCTGAATAGTCCCAAATAAAATTATTAAGAAGATTCCACTAATTAATCCAAATAGATGAAATCTATGCAATCTCACTATTAAGAATTTACTGGTGAAATAGGATAGTTTGGTAAAACATCAGCCCAATTACTTTTTATGTCTTTTTGATGGTTTAATAATGAGATTTCTATAAGCTTTACTATATCTTTTGAAAGATCTTCATGGACATATACTGCGGGCTCTACTTCAATTCCTAAAGGTAATAAGAACGGCTCTTTTAACTCAATAGGTAAAAAATCATCTTGATTTGTTGTAATTTGATATTTGCCACCTATTTTTCCACGCCTTTCGAGTTTTTTTATAATCCAGAAAGCATTTTTCCTTTGCAAATTGCTTAGGTTTTCTGCAAGTCTAGGAGCCATCAATGAAAAGCTACTTATTCCATCTAATGAACAATCAAGTTGTTGAGCGAGTGTTCTTGCTATTGCAACAGTTAGCCGAGTTCCTGTAAATCCCCCTGGCCCTTTCGCAACAGAAATTCTTGCTATTTGAGACCAATATTTACTGGGGATCAAGCTTTCAATATAAGTA is a window from the Prochlorococcus marinus str. MIT 9211 genome containing:
- the fabD gene encoding ACP S-malonyltransferase, translating into MTEAWVFPGQGSQKIGMAETLLSLDGASERFELASNLLGRDLLDICHGNSDQSTPLFDLNDTRNTQPAMFVVESLLIDELKRQGSEAKLVAGHSLGELVALYAAEVFDFSTGLTLLRSRSELMAAAGGGAMTAVLGFDVKQLLSLVQNTEGVVVANDNSSDQIVLSGTPEAVEMVVAQLTCKRSVPLNVSGAFHSPLMKDPAEAFAKEIDKLIFNNAIIPVVSNADPTPETNGALLQKKLKKQMITGVRWRETMALMMTQGINSIIEVGPGKVLSGLAKRSMPGVVIKQISSARDLGIGT
- a CDS encoding beta-ketoacyl-ACP synthase III, translating into MTGKQKSTYGISLVGSGSATPLQLVTNDEMSLRVETNDEWISTRTGIRERRVIGPNESFSQLCIKAGSSALQMAQWKADTLDLIILATSTPDDLFGSAPKIQAKLGATKAVAFDLTAACSGFLFALVTAAQFIRSGSMKRVLVIGADQLSSWVDWNDRKSCVLFGDGAGAIAIESSEAEDDLIGFKLRSDGTRGDCLNLIEKRNFQPLIGSTMHQQGGFLNIQMNGQEVYKFAVREVPCILQELLKTHQIGSDSLDWLLLHQANKRILDAVADRLKVPRSKVLSNLASYGNTSAATIPLMLDEAVRDGKVLPGNLIASSGFGAGLSWGAALFRWHGPCS
- a CDS encoding YdcF family protein; protein product: MRLHRFHLFGLISGIFLIILFGTIQPLIRVSSNTRKPQLILVLGGDLDREFLGLKIANRLKLPILITGGSNPEYSQWMVKEEGIDSALVRRDYRAKDTLSNFTSIVDDLAEDGINHILLITSEYHIDRAMLIGSIIAGSRGIRLSKVSVPCSTYCKEESNKKYYIDLIRAIAWVTTGKDLKDIFPHEIKLILID
- a CDS encoding lysophospholipid acyltransferase family protein, giving the protein MIKELNNNSRAHLLPPRQSLVYAFISYCIVFPIFRIFFRGRISGIQNVPLQGSLVIVANHASHLDPPLLGHALGRPIAFMAKQELFRIPILGWIIRACGAYPVSRGASDREAIRVASERLHQGWATGVFLDGTRQENGRVNNPMAGAALLAARTNSQILPVAIINSHRALGKGMALARFVPIHLRIGNVISPPVTRKKIDLLETTKQVQISINTMIEQGLIVPKS
- the tsaB gene encoding tRNA (adenosine(37)-N6)-threonylcarbamoyltransferase complex dimerization subunit type 1 TsaB; the encoded protein is MPLINKARYLLALHSSSENFGVAVIDLKDPNRKIKHAIFPGGRKLSNNIFTYIESLIPSKYWSQIARISVAKGPGGFTGTRLTVAIARTLAQQLDCSLDGISSFSLMAPRLAENLSNLQRKNAFWIIKKLERRGKIGGKYQITTNQDDFLPIELKEPFLLPLGIEVEPAVYVHEDLSKDIVKLIEISLLNHQKDIKSNWADVLPNYPISPVNS